The following coding sequences lie in one Arachis hypogaea cultivar Tifrunner chromosome 9, arahy.Tifrunner.gnm2.J5K5, whole genome shotgun sequence genomic window:
- the LOC112710428 gene encoding developmentally-regulated G-protein 2 yields MGIIEKIKEIEAEMARTQKNKATEYHLGQLKAKIAKLRTQLLEPPKGSSGGGEGFEVTKFGHGRVALIGFPSVGKSTLLTMLTGTHSESASYEFTTLTCIPGIIHYNDTKIQLLDLPGIIEGASEGKGRGRQVIAVAKSSDIVLMVLDASKSEGHRQILTRELEAVGLRLNKRPPQIYFKKKKTGGISFNSTLPLTHVDEKLCYQILHEYKIHNAEILFREDATVDDLIDVIEGNRKYMKCIYVYNKIDVVGIDDVDRLARQPNSVVISCNLKLNLDRLLSRMWDEMGLVRVYTKPQGQQPDFSDPVVLSADRGGCSVEDFCNHIHRSLVKDVKYVLVWGISARHYPQHCGLSHILRDEDVVQIVKKKEKEEGGRGRFKSHSNAPARISDREKKAPLKT; encoded by the exons ATGGGTATCATTGAGAAGATCAAAGAGATTGAAGCCGAGATGGCTCGGACTCAGAAAAACAAAGCCACAG AGTATCATCTCGGGCAGCTCAAGGCAAAGATAGCCAAGTTAAGGACACAATTGTTGGAGCCTCCAAAA GGATCTAGTGGAGGAGGAGAGGGATTTGAAGTTACAAAATTTGGCCATGGGCGTGTTGCACTGATTGGATTTCCAAG TGTGGGAAAGTCAACTCTTTTGACAATGTTAACGGGCACACATTCAGAATCTGCATCTTATGAGTTCACAACTCTTACTTGCATTCCTGGCATCATACACTATAATGATACTAAAATCCAGTTGCTTGATCTTCCTGGAATTATCGAGGGTGCTTCTGAAGGCAAGGGACGTGGGAGACAG GTTATTGCTGTTGCTAAGTCTTCTGACATAGTATTGATGGTTCTTGATGCTTCAAAA AGTGAGGGCCATAGGCAAATATTGACTAGGGAGCTTGAAGCTGTGGGCTTGCGGTTGAACAAGAGACCACCTCAG ATatatttcaaaaagaaaaagactGGTGGCATCTCATTTAACAGCACTCTGCCTTTGACTCATGTGGATGAGAAGCTTTGTTATCAGATTCTGCATGAATACAAAATTCACAATGCAGAG ATTCTTTTCCGGGAGGACGCCACAGTCGATGATCTCATAGATGTCATTGAAGGAAACCGTAAATACATGAAGTGTATATATGTCTACAACAAGATAGATGTTGTTGGTATTGACGATGTGGACAGACTAGCCCGCCAACCTAATTCTGTTGTCATTAGCTGCAATTTGAAG CTGAACTTAGACAGATTACTTTCAAGGATGTGGGACGAAATGGGTCTGGTTCGAGTTTACACAAAACCCCAAGGGCAGCAGCCTGATTTCTCTGATCCTGTGGTTCTTTCCGCG GATAGAGGTGGCTGCAGTGTAGAAGACTTCTGCAATCACATACATAGAAGTTTGGTGAAGGATGTGAAGTATGTTCTCGTCTGGGGTATAAGTGCAAGGCACTACCCTCAACATTGTGGCCTTAGTCATATTCTTCGTGACGAAGACGTGGTTCAAATCGTTAAGAAAAAG GAAAAGGAGGAGGGAGGAAGGGGCCGATTCAAGTCGCATTCCAATGCTCCAGCTCGGATATCTGACAGAGAAAAGAAGGCACCACTTAAGACATAA